In Vibrio marisflavi CECT 7928, the following are encoded in one genomic region:
- the recB gene encoding exodeoxyribonuclease V subunit beta, with protein MPTNSPQDVQPLNIMTFPLHGSRLIEASAGTGKTYTIAGLYLRLLLGHGDDQARHHQPLTVDQILVVTFTEAATEELRDRIRKRIHEARLAFLRGKTEDDFLNPFLEQTPNREAAAQLLLNAERQMDEAAIFTIHGFCQRMLKQHAFESGAQFNNELITDEAYIKAQVVADYWRKNFYSLPIDLVQEIKKLWESPKKLFEEVGRYLSGAELSLTTAPPKSALLDIHENNISRIQNIKQRWIESSQDLHDLIMSSGVDKRSYKSNTVPKWLDEVTSWAESETKSYSVPKNLSRFSQRLLHEKTKKGEVPVHTIFDEVDEFLAEEISLKGPLLAQVIQQCRARLKQVKEQKQVFSFDDLLTQLSAAIDIDDTATLTEKIRQQYPVAMIDEFQDTDPLQYSIFSQIYLSDPQSALLMIGDPKQAIYGFRGADIFTYIKAKQQVTSQYTLDTNWRSGSQMVEAVNQLFSTADSPFFYDEEIPFLPVKSSPGSELKTWSLSIGQEELTQPAFNVWLSQQGDSFTSIGDYQATMAQATASQIYTILSAAQEQKAHLTKNSGKKVIQASDIAILVRNRSQAQLIKQALLDRGIASVYLSNRQSVFLSSVARDLLNVLNAVLAPENERYLKACLASSLFDLPISTLDRLNNDENAWEAAIFEFKEYRNIWHQKGLLPMLRSLMSKRQVAEHLLSREGGDRILTDLMHLGELLQQASLEIDSFFGLIHWLSQKIDDASGASNSEEHNQRLESESNLVQIVTIHKSKGLEYNLVFLPFACSYSQAREAKYHDPSSETTVLDVEQSAEALEKAEKERIAEDLRLIYVALTRSVYGCFVGISPIKKGNAKKQTSDLHQSAIGHLIQNGVEGDASVLQQSIKSLCEATSSIAIADLPIAGEAKLAPTIEENLDIQAQDSRRDIERNWRLTSYSGLVKHSAHGQQKELIVDEASFDIDSEEEQELESATTAFEYSIFSFPKGARPGTFLHTLFEQVDFNLPADSDENQQIIMKLLERENYDLLWSPVLSELVDNVLQAKLNQGEVCLADIPATSRLVEMEFLLPIQMLTASQLNTIVHKYDQISKLAGELGFHPVKGMLKGFIDLVFECQGKFYVLDWKSNYLGDSIEDYHSQALQEAMADHRYDLQYQIYSLALHRYLKTRIADYNYDQHFGGVYYVFLRGVAKEQESGIFYQKPDYALINEMDELIDGKTSLSSGTESGQMELGL; from the coding sequence ATGCCGACGAATTCTCCCCAAGATGTACAACCACTGAATATCATGACATTTCCGCTGCATGGTTCGAGATTAATAGAGGCATCAGCAGGAACGGGGAAAACTTATACCATAGCAGGGTTGTATTTACGTTTGCTGTTAGGCCATGGTGACGATCAGGCTAGACATCACCAGCCTTTAACGGTTGATCAAATCTTGGTTGTGACCTTCACTGAAGCTGCAACAGAAGAATTGCGAGACAGAATACGAAAGAGAATTCATGAGGCAAGACTGGCTTTTCTGCGCGGAAAAACTGAAGATGATTTTCTTAATCCATTTCTAGAGCAAACACCTAACAGAGAAGCGGCTGCTCAGTTACTTCTCAATGCAGAACGTCAAATGGATGAGGCTGCTATTTTTACTATTCACGGCTTTTGTCAGCGTATGCTCAAGCAACATGCGTTTGAGTCTGGCGCTCAGTTCAACAATGAACTGATTACCGATGAAGCCTACATAAAAGCCCAAGTTGTAGCGGACTATTGGCGCAAGAATTTTTATTCGTTGCCAATAGACTTAGTCCAAGAGATAAAAAAACTGTGGGAATCGCCTAAAAAACTGTTTGAAGAAGTTGGAAGGTACTTATCTGGCGCTGAGCTATCTCTAACAACAGCGCCCCCAAAAAGCGCTTTGCTCGACATACACGAAAATAATATTTCTCGTATTCAAAACATAAAGCAGCGGTGGATTGAAAGTAGTCAAGATTTACACGATCTGATTATGTCATCAGGTGTGGACAAACGCAGCTACAAATCCAATACGGTACCCAAGTGGCTAGATGAGGTGACAAGTTGGGCTGAGTCTGAGACGAAAAGTTACTCTGTACCCAAAAATCTGTCACGATTTTCTCAGAGACTTTTGCATGAGAAAACGAAAAAGGGCGAAGTGCCTGTTCACACTATTTTTGATGAAGTTGATGAGTTTTTGGCTGAGGAAATCAGCTTAAAAGGGCCGCTACTTGCTCAGGTTATTCAGCAGTGCCGAGCACGTCTCAAGCAAGTCAAAGAGCAAAAACAGGTCTTTTCTTTTGACGACTTACTCACTCAATTATCCGCCGCTATCGACATAGATGATACGGCCACACTAACCGAGAAAATCCGCCAGCAGTATCCTGTTGCGATGATCGATGAATTTCAAGATACCGATCCTCTACAATACAGCATCTTTAGCCAAATATATCTGTCTGATCCGCAGAGTGCTTTGCTCATGATTGGCGATCCTAAGCAAGCTATTTACGGTTTTCGCGGCGCAGATATCTTTACCTACATAAAAGCTAAGCAGCAAGTTACCTCGCAATACACATTGGATACGAACTGGCGTTCTGGCTCTCAGATGGTAGAGGCGGTCAATCAGCTGTTTTCAACTGCAGATAGCCCGTTCTTTTATGATGAAGAAATTCCTTTTCTTCCTGTGAAATCTAGCCCCGGTTCTGAATTGAAAACTTGGAGCTTGAGTATAGGCCAAGAAGAGTTAACTCAGCCGGCTTTCAACGTTTGGCTTAGCCAACAAGGTGATTCTTTTACTAGCATCGGCGACTACCAAGCGACCATGGCGCAGGCAACTGCGAGCCAGATATACACAATTTTATCTGCCGCTCAGGAGCAAAAAGCGCATTTAACGAAAAACTCGGGCAAGAAGGTGATTCAAGCCAGTGATATCGCGATATTGGTGCGAAATCGCAGTCAGGCCCAACTTATAAAACAAGCTCTTTTGGATCGCGGTATTGCCAGTGTGTATTTGTCGAATCGGCAAAGTGTTTTTTTAAGTTCTGTCGCTAGAGACTTACTGAATGTTTTAAATGCTGTTCTAGCTCCAGAAAATGAGCGCTACCTAAAAGCTTGCTTAGCAAGTTCGTTATTCGATTTGCCAATCTCGACATTAGACAGATTGAACAATGATGAGAACGCATGGGAAGCCGCGATCTTCGAATTTAAAGAATATCGGAATATATGGCATCAGAAAGGGCTGTTGCCGATGTTGCGCTCACTAATGAGTAAGCGACAAGTTGCCGAGCATTTATTGAGCCGAGAAGGTGGCGATAGAATTCTGACTGACTTGATGCACCTTGGTGAGTTGCTGCAACAAGCAAGTTTGGAAATCGATAGCTTTTTTGGGCTTATTCATTGGTTGTCGCAAAAAATTGATGATGCTTCAGGAGCATCGAACTCGGAAGAGCACAATCAACGTTTAGAATCAGAAAGCAACCTGGTACAGATCGTTACGATTCATAAATCCAAAGGTCTTGAATACAACCTCGTATTCTTGCCTTTTGCTTGTAGTTATAGTCAGGCGAGAGAAGCTAAATATCACGATCCATCTTCTGAAACAACGGTGCTTGATGTTGAGCAAAGTGCAGAAGCGTTGGAAAAAGCGGAAAAAGAGCGCATAGCTGAAGATTTGCGTCTTATATACGTTGCTTTAACCCGATCTGTTTACGGCTGTTTTGTCGGTATTTCACCGATTAAGAAAGGCAATGCAAAAAAACAAACATCCGATTTACACCAAAGTGCGATAGGGCATTTGATTCAGAATGGTGTGGAAGGTGATGCGAGTGTATTGCAGCAGTCGATAAAGTCACTGTGCGAAGCAACAAGTTCGATAGCGATAGCAGATTTGCCGATAGCGGGAGAAGCTAAACTTGCACCAACTATTGAGGAAAACCTTGATATACAGGCACAGGACTCTCGTCGAGATATTGAGCGTAACTGGCGATTGACCAGCTACTCAGGTTTGGTTAAGCACAGTGCTCATGGGCAGCAAAAAGAGCTAATTGTTGATGAGGCTAGCTTTGATATTGACTCCGAGGAAGAACAGGAGTTAGAAAGCGCTACCACAGCTTTTGAGTATTCTATTTTCTCGTTCCCTAAAGGGGCGAGGCCAGGTACATTTTTGCACACTCTATTTGAGCAAGTTGACTTTAACTTGCCAGCCGACAGTGACGAAAACCAGCAAATCATTATGAAATTGCTGGAGAGAGAAAACTACGATCTCTTGTGGTCACCAGTCTTATCCGAGCTTGTTGATAATGTATTGCAGGCAAAACTGAATCAAGGCGAAGTGTGTTTGGCAGATATTCCTGCCACAAGCCGCCTTGTTGAAATGGAGTTTCTTCTGCCCATTCAAATGCTGACAGCCAGTCAGTTGAATACGATTGTTCATAAATATGATCAAATTTCTAAATTGGCTGGAGAGCTGGGCTTTCATCCAGTCAAAGGCATGTTGAAAGGGTTTATTGATTTGGTATTTGAATGCCAAGGAAAGTTCTATGTTCTCGACTGGAAATCTAATTATCTAGGCGACAGCATAGAAGATTATCACTCGCAAGCACTACAAGAGGCGATGGCCGACCACCGCTATGATTTACAATACCAAATCTATAGTTTGGCTTTGCACAGATATTTGAAAACGCGGATAGCAGATTACAATTACGACCAACATTTTGGAGGTGTTTACTATGTATTCCTGCGTGGTGTTGCAAAAGAACAAGAGTCTGGGATTTTCTATCAA
- a CDS encoding YebG family protein has protein sequence MAVIVKYVVERNGEEKMTFTSKAEADAYDKMLDMADALFDLMGKSELIEDESKQEEIALYLAQNKEEVLYALGAKRRPAPKKPKVVEDTEETAVEADPSDSEEDAA, from the coding sequence ATGGCTGTAATCGTGAAGTACGTGGTGGAACGCAACGGAGAAGAAAAGATGACTTTTACCTCTAAAGCCGAAGCTGACGCCTATGACAAAATGCTGGATATGGCAGATGCACTTTTTGATTTAATGGGTAAGAGCGAGCTAATCGAAGACGAATCTAAGCAAGAAGAAATTGCCCTCTACTTAGCACAAAACAAAGAAGAAGTACTTTACGCTTTAGGAGCGAAACGCCGCCCTGCACCTAAGAAGCCTAAAGTGGTAGAAGACACTGAAGAAACTGCTGTGGAAGCCGATCCGTCTGACAGTGAAGAAGACGCAGCATAA
- a CDS encoding copper homeostasis protein CutC, whose amino-acid sequence MQLEVCIDNLESLEYAELGGATRIELCSSLALGGLTPSLGFMKLAANSTQLPIYAMIRPRQGDFLYSKQEIESMLMDIEAAAEANLQGVVFGILSADGKMDIDATKQLIAKAKELNLGTTFHRAIDQCKNPLEAIKQLSDIGCERVLSSGLANQAPEGVDVLRQMVEVANGQLAIMAGAGVNAENIRHIHQQTKIEEFHMSGKSARQSAMEYISSQAQMGANSIDDFSIPVTNTTAISKAKQQLDIL is encoded by the coding sequence ATGCAGTTAGAAGTTTGTATCGACAATTTGGAATCTCTTGAATACGCAGAACTAGGCGGAGCTACAAGAATTGAGCTTTGCTCTTCACTTGCTTTAGGAGGCCTAACTCCTAGCTTAGGATTTATGAAGCTAGCAGCCAATAGCACTCAACTCCCTATATACGCAATGATTCGCCCGAGACAAGGAGACTTCTTGTACTCAAAGCAAGAAATTGAATCTATGCTAATGGATATCGAAGCCGCAGCAGAAGCCAATTTGCAAGGCGTTGTATTTGGCATACTTTCCGCTGACGGCAAAATGGATATTGATGCGACAAAACAGCTGATCGCGAAAGCTAAAGAATTAAATCTCGGTACTACCTTTCATCGCGCAATCGATCAATGCAAGAATCCTTTGGAAGCGATTAAGCAATTGTCTGATATTGGCTGTGAACGGGTATTGAGCTCCGGGCTAGCAAATCAAGCTCCAGAAGGTGTCGACGTGTTAAGACAAATGGTTGAAGTTGCAAATGGACAACTAGCCATTATGGCTGGAGCTGGCGTCAACGCAGAAAATATTAGGCACATTCATCAACAAACCAAAATTGAAGAATTTCATATGTCGGGCAAATCTGCAAGGCAGAGCGCAATGGAATACATATCTAGCCAAGCACAAATGGGGGCTAATTCTATCGATGATTTTTCAATCCCAGTGACAAATACAACTGCAATTTCCAAAGCTAAGCAGCAATTAGATATACTCTGA
- a CDS encoding diguanylate cyclase domain-containing protein, translated as MFLGLTVGPILIIALISGRASYESFKTQQLELFEQIAMSIEYRVLAIFDQAERDFLFLESSGITQLNSRQQKELLQSLVFGSGLFESAGLIDLDNSTVLQVSRTSLNTPSLFEELVSLPLFVRAIENRKRQVEVLFDVGLREPIARLAVPTIDPRSAQLSNILYAEVRLKSVWETLAMVGLEADRDAYVVNSLGRVVAHRNPSVVLRGTVIGECQSELSKGLSGKISVIHSHQGKLDSLGLQVIVEQPVTQAYQLIRNVLFDVVLISCLALVLAYSTWIYFNKKVIVPLHKLSKAAREMGDGQFPEPLKATDLDELNILVSSFNQMVVDLNHAQKRDKMQATELAIMNKELEEEYRLLEITERKLRKSQNLLKHAQQIAQLGNWEWDIESDRYTCSNEICTILGLSEKELALGVTSILNHVDPLERDQVKKYWLTIPEKNKHIQWTNKLILNGGVEKYVTHRSEAIYDKSGQPTKVIGVMQDITVQRKNELKIWYQAHYDFLTGLVNRNLFHDRIEQAMAHGKRNNSKVGLLFIDLDNFKQINDTLGHSTGDRVLKEVATRLLSSVRKEDTVARLGGDEFVVLLGELSSREQVDVVAEKVLSSFSVPSFFGGKEIIISASIGISLYPDDSEDIDTLMRLADDAMYQAKHSRKNTHHHDPSSLD; from the coding sequence ATGTTTCTTGGGTTGACTGTTGGTCCTATTCTAATCATTGCGCTTATCTCAGGGCGAGCTAGCTACGAATCATTCAAAACTCAACAGCTGGAACTGTTCGAGCAAATCGCCATGTCAATTGAATATCGAGTGTTAGCTATTTTTGATCAAGCTGAGCGCGACTTTCTCTTTCTTGAAAGTAGTGGTATTACTCAGTTAAATTCCCGACAGCAAAAAGAGCTGCTGCAAAGCTTGGTTTTTGGTAGTGGCTTGTTTGAGTCTGCCGGTTTAATAGACCTAGACAATTCGACTGTTCTTCAAGTCTCTCGTACCTCGTTAAATACACCAAGTTTGTTTGAAGAGTTAGTTTCGTTACCGCTCTTCGTACGTGCAATTGAAAATAGGAAACGGCAGGTTGAGGTGCTGTTCGATGTGGGACTTAGAGAGCCGATTGCTCGGCTGGCTGTACCTACTATCGATCCTCGAAGCGCTCAACTGAGCAACATTTTGTACGCCGAAGTTAGGTTGAAGTCTGTTTGGGAAACGCTGGCGATGGTCGGGCTAGAAGCTGATCGTGATGCTTACGTTGTGAACAGTTTAGGAAGAGTTGTCGCACATCGAAATCCTAGTGTTGTATTGAGAGGTACAGTGATTGGAGAGTGCCAGAGTGAGCTTTCGAAAGGCTTGTCTGGAAAAATTTCTGTTATTCATTCGCATCAAGGCAAGTTGGATTCGTTAGGGCTGCAAGTAATTGTCGAGCAGCCTGTCACGCAGGCGTACCAGCTAATACGGAATGTTTTGTTTGATGTGGTTTTGATTTCTTGTTTAGCGTTGGTATTAGCTTATTCAACTTGGATTTACTTCAATAAAAAAGTCATTGTTCCTTTACATAAGCTTTCTAAGGCAGCGAGGGAGATGGGAGATGGCCAGTTTCCAGAGCCACTTAAAGCAACAGACCTTGATGAGCTTAATATATTGGTATCGAGTTTTAATCAGATGGTGGTCGACTTAAATCACGCGCAAAAAAGGGACAAGATGCAAGCCACTGAATTAGCCATTATGAATAAAGAGTTAGAAGAAGAGTATAGGCTTCTTGAGATAACAGAAAGAAAGCTTAGAAAAAGCCAAAACTTACTAAAACATGCACAACAAATAGCTCAGTTGGGGAACTGGGAGTGGGATATAGAATCTGATAGATACACGTGCTCCAATGAAATTTGCACTATTTTGGGGCTTAGTGAGAAAGAGCTGGCTCTTGGAGTTACATCAATTTTGAATCACGTTGATCCACTAGAGCGGGATCAGGTGAAGAAATATTGGTTAACGATTCCAGAAAAAAACAAACATATTCAATGGACCAACAAACTCATTTTGAACGGTGGAGTAGAGAAGTATGTGACTCACCGTTCTGAGGCTATTTATGACAAGAGTGGCCAGCCAACTAAAGTTATTGGTGTCATGCAAGACATTACAGTACAAAGAAAAAATGAGCTTAAGATATGGTATCAAGCTCATTACGATTTCTTGACAGGCTTAGTCAATCGTAATCTCTTCCACGATAGGATTGAGCAAGCAATGGCTCACGGAAAGAGAAATAACAGCAAAGTAGGCTTACTGTTTATCGACCTAGATAACTTTAAACAAATCAATGACACATTAGGACACAGCACTGGCGACAGGGTGCTGAAAGAAGTAGCAACGCGCCTTTTGTCTAGTGTTCGAAAGGAAGATACGGTAGCGAGGCTCGGCGGAGATGAATTCGTCGTATTGTTAGGAGAGCTTAGCTCACGCGAACAAGTTGATGTGGTCGCTGAAAAAGTCCTCTCTAGCTTTTCTGTGCCTTCATTTTTCGGTGGCAAAGAGATCATAATCTCCGCGAGTATCGGGATTTCGTTATATCCTGATGATAGCGAAGATATCGATACTTTAATGAGGTTAGCCGATGACGCGATGTACCAAGCTAAACATTCGCGAAAAAATACTCACCATCATGATCCAAGTTCTTTGGATTAG
- a CDS encoding LysR substrate-binding domain-containing protein, which yields MATNISLKQLKVFTTLIRHKTLTSASESLYLSKAAVSMAISELEKQIGRTLFDRINNRLILNQEGQKLLPLADELLQRSKEIEQVFSDNDELSGQLRIGASDTIGNQVAPALLSEFRHSSNHTCQSLFISNTALICQKLIDYELDIGLVEGHVDHDEISSCSFSQDEMCVICSPDHVLANGSTLGLSGLNNMNWVLREAGSGSREFFVTKIAPQLESWHESFQLNTTEALINSVSAGLGLGCLSLLSAKHAVQDGRVCIIDLDMNMKRQFWILLHKEKYQSPLLKRFIDFCHHY from the coding sequence ATGGCGACCAATATCTCGCTCAAGCAACTCAAAGTCTTCACTACCTTAATTCGCCATAAAACCTTAACGTCAGCTTCAGAATCTCTGTATTTATCTAAAGCAGCTGTGAGCATGGCAATTAGCGAGCTCGAAAAGCAGATTGGACGCACCTTATTTGATCGCATAAACAATCGGCTAATTCTGAACCAAGAAGGGCAAAAATTGTTGCCGTTGGCCGATGAACTATTGCAGCGCAGCAAAGAAATTGAGCAAGTGTTTAGTGATAACGATGAACTCTCCGGACAGCTAAGAATTGGCGCCAGCGACACTATTGGCAATCAAGTCGCACCCGCTCTTCTAAGTGAATTTCGTCACTCTTCTAACCATACTTGCCAAAGCCTTTTTATCTCGAATACAGCCTTGATTTGCCAAAAATTAATTGATTATGAATTGGATATTGGCTTAGTTGAAGGTCATGTGGATCACGATGAAATATCTTCCTGCTCTTTTAGCCAAGATGAAATGTGTGTTATTTGCTCACCAGATCACGTCCTAGCCAACGGAAGCACGTTGGGCCTGTCGGGCCTAAACAATATGAACTGGGTACTGCGTGAAGCAGGCTCTGGCTCTAGGGAATTTTTTGTCACTAAAATTGCTCCTCAGCTAGAGTCTTGGCATGAGTCTTTTCAACTGAATACGACAGAAGCCCTGATTAATAGCGTCTCTGCTGGGCTAGGCTTAGGTTGCTTGTCGTTGTTGTCCGCTAAACATGCCGTTCAGGACGGACGTGTGTGTATCATTGATTTAGATATGAATATGAAAAGGCAATTTTGGATTCTGTTACACAAGGAAAAATACCAAAGTCCTCTTCTAAAACGATTTATTGATTTTTGCCATCACTACTAG
- the recC gene encoding exodeoxyribonuclease V subunit gamma — MFTVYHSNQVDILKSLLVELIRRDPPTSPFEKEHILVQSSGMSQWLKMEIAKELKVVANVDFPLPAAFIWDLFTRVLQDVPERSAFNKDSMCWKLMKILPTQLDKPEFEPLANYLHSDVNGTKLYQLAEKIADTFDGYLVYRPEWIAAWEDSREVPELEGEHPWQPILWQELYDYTLQIGQSPFHRANLYEHFIDSVENYSGSLEFLPKRLFVFGISSLPPRYLDALKAIGCHIDVHLMFTNPCRYYWGEVRDKKFLAKLSARQRQHIEWNKESSKLEGTTEQLKGSIEQNVEDDLHTSEVGNSLLASMGKLGRDNLFLLAQLESQEIEAFSDIDRDSLLHSLQADILNLEEHQDDAAFESSAHKKVVTVPDNSFTVHACHSPLREVEVLHDQLLSMFNKDPSLTPRDIIVMVADINSYSPAIHAVFSNAPSDRYIPFSISDLSADVENPILKAFVRLVELPSSRCSSSELLEILETPAILNKLSISEEDFDLVRQWVEESGVRWGLDEHTGTEFELPKIKQNTWQFGIQRMLLGYAMSDEAGLFHQHGQNLAPYDEVQGLRAELAGKIAQFVEMVSDYRQRLQGSHVIDEWKIALFDMIDDFFEVDAEGDIALKTIRDAIIALQDNIVEAQFEQDLPANIIGQYLKDKLSGTRVSQRFLAGQVNFCTLMPMRSIPFKVVCLLGMNDGVYPRSIPPESFDLLVGRAKPGDRSRRIDDRYLFLEAMLSAQQNLYVSYVGRSIEKNTEKVPSVLVSELIDYCHQNYCLEGDEQLSTDESGDRLVDFLSHSHAMTPFSPSAFLEGEGSFAKEWLPAAKTQGIEHNQAIEELDDFLLGTSFPYELDLRELHKFCKLPVKYFFNRRLKVYFQSEHWVPEDEEPFALDSLQSYNLREQLLEHLVDDVSNANLSAQQWPEYIQKQRAYGNLPVGEFGTLDFDAQRDKAEIIYEKIKDLCALPEQDIEVTLLIELEPGKQILITGWLSRNYQAGLIRYRSGRLRSVDYLAAWIDHLCAAAIGKSKTTHLVGLNKTSLEHKVYAAIDDEEWAKKEVSTLLRYFVGGMNEPLAYFPKTALAGLNAQVSKGKVTPSKEDIYKKMAAEFNGTQQISGEGSDSYISRLWPKWNEELAQKNLHYADEILKKAVENAADGRKLAANK; from the coding sequence TTGTTTACTGTTTACCATTCCAATCAAGTTGATATTTTAAAGTCTTTATTGGTTGAGCTGATTCGGCGCGATCCTCCAACCAGCCCGTTCGAAAAAGAGCATATTCTTGTACAAAGTTCAGGGATGTCTCAGTGGTTAAAAATGGAGATAGCAAAAGAGTTGAAAGTCGTTGCGAATGTCGACTTTCCTCTTCCCGCAGCATTCATTTGGGATCTTTTTACTCGAGTTCTACAAGATGTTCCTGAACGAAGTGCCTTCAACAAAGATTCAATGTGCTGGAAGTTGATGAAGATCCTGCCAACTCAGCTGGACAAGCCTGAATTTGAGCCCCTCGCGAATTATTTACATTCTGATGTTAATGGTACGAAACTCTACCAGCTGGCAGAAAAGATTGCGGACACCTTCGATGGTTACCTAGTGTATCGCCCTGAATGGATAGCTGCTTGGGAAGATAGTCGAGAAGTCCCAGAGTTAGAAGGTGAGCACCCTTGGCAACCCATTCTGTGGCAAGAGTTGTATGACTACACATTGCAGATTGGTCAATCGCCGTTTCACCGAGCGAACTTATATGAACACTTTATTGATTCAGTTGAAAATTATTCGGGCTCACTAGAGTTTCTTCCCAAAAGGCTATTTGTTTTTGGTATTTCTTCTTTGCCTCCCCGATATTTAGATGCACTGAAAGCCATTGGTTGCCACATAGATGTACACCTAATGTTTACCAACCCATGTCGTTACTATTGGGGAGAGGTACGAGACAAAAAATTCTTAGCAAAATTATCTGCAAGGCAGCGCCAACATATTGAGTGGAATAAAGAAAGCTCAAAGCTAGAAGGTACAACGGAGCAATTGAAGGGAAGCATTGAGCAAAACGTTGAAGACGACTTGCACACAAGTGAAGTCGGCAATAGTTTACTTGCATCAATGGGGAAACTGGGGCGAGACAATTTATTTCTTCTTGCTCAATTAGAGTCTCAAGAAATAGAAGCTTTCTCAGATATTGATCGCGATTCACTGCTGCACAGCCTTCAAGCAGATATTTTGAACTTGGAGGAGCACCAAGATGACGCTGCTTTTGAATCTAGTGCGCACAAAAAAGTCGTGACCGTACCAGACAACTCTTTCACCGTACATGCTTGCCATAGTCCGCTAAGAGAAGTGGAGGTATTGCACGATCAATTGCTGTCGATGTTCAACAAAGATCCTTCTTTGACCCCTCGTGATATTATTGTGATGGTCGCTGACATTAACAGCTACAGCCCTGCGATCCATGCTGTGTTTAGTAACGCGCCATCTGATCGTTATATTCCATTCTCAATCTCGGATCTTAGCGCTGACGTTGAAAACCCAATTTTAAAGGCGTTTGTTCGCTTGGTTGAATTGCCTAGCAGTCGTTGCTCTTCTTCAGAGTTGCTTGAGATTTTAGAAACCCCTGCCATTTTGAATAAACTTTCTATTAGTGAAGAGGATTTTGACCTCGTCAGGCAGTGGGTTGAAGAATCCGGGGTGCGATGGGGCCTAGATGAGCATACCGGTACTGAGTTTGAGCTGCCGAAGATAAAACAGAATACTTGGCAATTTGGTATTCAAAGGATGTTGCTTGGCTATGCGATGTCTGATGAGGCAGGATTATTCCACCAACATGGCCAAAACTTAGCGCCATATGATGAAGTTCAGGGGCTTCGCGCAGAATTAGCGGGCAAGATAGCGCAATTTGTAGAAATGGTTAGCGATTACCGCCAAAGGCTACAAGGTTCCCATGTCATTGATGAGTGGAAAATTGCGTTATTTGACATGATTGATGACTTTTTTGAAGTTGATGCGGAAGGTGACATTGCACTGAAAACAATTCGTGATGCCATTATTGCATTGCAAGATAACATTGTAGAAGCCCAGTTTGAGCAAGATTTGCCAGCCAATATTATCGGCCAATATTTGAAGGACAAACTGTCGGGAACAAGAGTCAGTCAGAGGTTCCTAGCAGGGCAAGTCAACTTTTGTACTTTGATGCCAATGCGCTCTATTCCATTTAAGGTGGTTTGCCTACTAGGTATGAATGATGGAGTGTATCCACGTTCAATTCCTCCAGAGAGTTTTGACTTGCTGGTGGGCAGAGCGAAGCCCGGAGATCGCTCGCGTAGAATCGACGACCGTTACTTGTTTCTGGAAGCAATGCTCTCCGCACAACAGAATTTGTATGTCAGCTACGTTGGGCGCTCGATAGAAAAAAATACTGAGAAAGTACCTTCGGTATTGGTCTCTGAGCTTATTGACTACTGTCATCAAAATTACTGTCTAGAAGGGGATGAGCAGTTATCTACCGATGAATCAGGTGATCGGTTGGTTGACTTTCTGAGTCATAGCCACGCGATGACACCGTTTAGTCCCAGCGCATTTCTGGAAGGAGAAGGAAGTTTTGCTAAAGAATGGCTGCCAGCTGCCAAAACTCAAGGTATCGAGCACAATCAAGCTATCGAAGAGTTGGACGACTTTTTACTGGGCACCAGTTTTCCGTATGAACTTGATTTGAGGGAGCTGCACAAGTTTTGCAAACTACCAGTGAAGTATTTTTTCAATCGACGCCTTAAAGTCTATTTTCAATCAGAGCACTGGGTGCCTGAAGATGAAGAGCCATTTGCGTTAGATTCTCTGCAAAGCTACAACTTGAGAGAACAACTGCTTGAACACTTGGTTGATGATGTTTCTAACGCTAATCTATCAGCACAGCAGTGGCCTGAATATATTCAAAAACAAAGAGCCTACGGAAACCTCCCTGTTGGAGAGTTTGGTACATTGGACTTTGATGCCCAGCGCGATAAAGCAGAGATTATATATGAGAAAATTAAGGATCTCTGCGCCTTGCCGGAACAAGATATCGAGGTGACATTGCTTATAGAGCTTGAACCAGGAAAACAAATTCTTATCACTGGTTGGTTATCACGAAACTACCAAGCAGGGCTGATCCGTTATCGTAGTGGTAGGCTTCGTTCTGTGGATTATCTAGCTGCTTGGATCGATCATTTATGTGCGGCGGCTATCGGCAAGTCCAAGACTACTCATCTGGTTGGTTTGAATAAAACCAGCCTTGAGCACAAAGTGTATGCGGCGATTGATGATGAAGAATGGGCTAAGAAAGAAGTTTCTACCTTACTGAGATATTTTGTTGGTGGGATGAATGAGCCATTGGCCTATTTCCCTAAAACTGCACTAGCTGGCTTAAATGCGCAAGTAAGCAAAGGTAAAGTCACGCCAAGTAAAGAAGATATTTATAAGAAAATGGCGGCTGAATTTAATGGTACGCAGCAGATCTCTGGTGAAGGGAGTGATTCTTATATTTCAAGGTTGTGGCCGAAATGGAATGAAGAACTAGCACAAAAAAACCTGCATTATGCAGATGAGATTTTAAAGAAAGCTGTAGAAAATGCTGCCGATGGAAGAAAATTGGCCGCCAACAAGTAA